Proteins from a single region of Budorcas taxicolor isolate Tak-1 chromosome 11, Takin1.1, whole genome shotgun sequence:
- the FBXO48 gene encoding F-box only protein 48 yields the protein MKKNSKRNHASRVSDIESNSVDAEKEKKECQNNFVELLPPEVTFKIFSQLDIRSLCRASVTCRSWNHAIRHSDSLWKPHCLTVRAVCQREIDDDLESGYPWRIILLRNYQKSKVKHEWLSGRYSNICSPISLPEKIMYPMDADTWGEILEAELER from the exons ATGAAGAAAAACTCCAAGAGAAACCATGCTTCAAGAGTTTCTGACATAGAATCGAACTCTGTGGatgctgaaaaggaaaaaaaagagtgtcAAAATAATTTTGTTGAACTGCTGCCTCCAgaagttacttttaaaattttcagtcagCTAGACATCCGGAGCTTGTGCAGGGCTTCAGTGACatgcagaagctggaatcatGCAATAAGACACAGCGACTCCTTGTGGAAACCTCACTGCCTGACTGTAAGAGCCGTATGTCAAAGAGAGATAGATGACGATCTGGAGAGTGGCTACCCCTGGAGG ATCATACTACTGAGGAATTACCAGAAGAGTAAAGTGAAACATGAATGGCTAAGTGGCAGATACAGCAACATATGTTCTCCTATTAGCCTACCAGAAAAAATCATGTACCCAATGGATGCAGACACGTGGGGGGAAATTCTAGAAGCAGAACTGGAAAGATAA